A part of Primulina eburnea isolate SZY01 chromosome 10, ASM2296580v1, whole genome shotgun sequence genomic DNA contains:
- the LOC140802919 gene encoding uncharacterized protein, protein MAGRPPRNNRNPRYANVNNRYNNDEDPNAHGNPPPRVGLSQVDLMAIATIVATTIQGLGNPNGNVFKGDADPESSQSWLKSVETQLRLLEIPEALKVEVIVPFLEDKASKWWKTVSPTLTAAGAITWQQFRDVFLKQYFPAEVRLQKLSEFENFSQTLDMSVVDYTSQFNDLGTYAPTIMADEVLKMHRYKKGLISRIQSSLAVYQPTSFADLMGAAIRAETDIKRRENENKNKRPLTGQSSQGKPPFKRPNQSSGSFKGASSHPTYQEPKMCPKCNNRHSGECHRQTGACFNCGKLGHRIANCPEPLKRSTKPNADANPNKPRENKPNARVFAITQEEADDANDVVAGTIFVNEMSAYVLFDSGATHSFISKRFTKKLGLTPELLVEPFRVATPTSKTVETHRVHRKCKICINEHLF, encoded by the exons ATGGCCGGAAGACCTCCCCGAAACAATCGCAACCCGCGATACGCAAACGTTAACAACCGCTACAACAATGATGAAGATCCGAATGCTCACGGCAATCCACCTCCCAGAGTGGGCCTGAGCCAAGTAGATTTAATGGCTATAGCCACCATAGTGGCAACAACCATCCAGGGTTTGGGAAACCCCAATGGTAACG TGTTCAAGGGAGACGCCGACCCTGAGAGTAGCCAGAGTTGGTTGAAAAGCGTGGAAACCCAACTGCGACTGCTAGAGATACCTGAGGCACTTAAAGTAGAGGTGATAGTGCCATTCCTGGAGGATAAGGCAAGCAAGTGGTGGAAAACCGTCTCACCTACCCTGACAGCCGCCGGAGCAATCACTTGGCAACAATTCAGAGATGTCTTTCTCAAACAGTATTTCCCAGCAGAAGTCAGACTTCAGAAACTGAGCGAGTTTGAGAACTTCTCGCAAACTCTAGACATGTCAGTGGTAGATTACACCTCCCAATTCAATGACCTTGGAACTTATGCCCCTACAATCATGGCAGATGAAGTTCTAAAGATGCACAGATACAAGAAGGGTTTGATCAGCCGTATCCAGTCATCCTTAGCAGTTTACCAACCTACAAGCTTTGCTGATTTAATGGGAGCAGCGATAAGAGCTGAGACGGATATCAAGCGTCGAGAGAACGAGAACAAGAATAAGCGACCTCTTACTGGACAGTCATCTCAGGGGAAGCCACCATTCAAGAGACCAAATCAGTCCAGCGGATCCTTCAAAGGTGCTTCGTCCCACCCAACTTACCAAGAACCAAAGATGTGCCCAAAATGTAATAATCGTCATTCTGGAGAATGCCACCGACAGACGGGAGCATGTTTCAATTGTGGGAAATTAGGGCATCGAATTGCTAATTGCCCTGAGCCATTGAAGAGAAGTACCAAGCCTAATGCTGATGCTAACCCCAACAAACCAAGGGAGAATAAGCCCAACGCTCGTGTGTTTGCAATAACCCAAGAAGAAGCAGATGATGCAaacgatgtcgtggcaggtaccaTTTTTGTCAATGAAATGTCagcttatgtgttatttgatagtggtgctactcattcattTATATCTAAGAGGTTCACTAAGAAACTAGGGCTTACGCCTGAATTACTAGTTGAACCATTTAGAGTAGCGACTCCTACTAGTAAGACAGTCGAAACACATAGAGTGCACCGAAAGTGTAAAATCTGTATCAATGAGCACCTATTCTGA